One genomic region from Sphingobacterium multivorum encodes:
- a CDS encoding bifunctional transcriptional activator/DNA repair enzyme AdaA: MTIQQEVDFQRIAKAIHFLQENFKTQPTLGQIASHVYMSEAHFQRMFTAWAGTSPKKFLQYVSINHAKSLLKENNIAETTFQLGLSSSSRLHELFINIEGMTPAEYKNEGSNLLISYAYYQSLFGTMLIASTSKGICHIAYADDNLTAFDSLQQRFPNATYLQQGNSMHENALKALNPQDKDIRQVKLHLKGTDFQLKVWEALLKIPMGNLSTYGAIASQIGNPKASRAVGTAIGSNPIAYLIPCHRVIQNSGIFGGYRWDPMRKTAIIGWETLHTAI, translated from the coding sequence ATGACTATTCAACAAGAAGTAGATTTTCAACGTATCGCCAAGGCCATACATTTCTTACAGGAAAACTTTAAGACACAGCCTACATTGGGTCAGATCGCTTCTCATGTTTACATGAGTGAAGCTCATTTTCAACGCATGTTTACCGCATGGGCAGGTACAAGTCCCAAGAAATTCTTACAGTATGTGAGTATAAATCATGCAAAATCATTGCTCAAGGAAAATAACATTGCTGAAACAACATTCCAGCTTGGCCTTTCCAGCAGCAGTAGACTTCATGAGCTATTCATCAATATTGAGGGGATGACTCCCGCTGAATATAAAAATGAAGGCTCCAATCTATTGATTTCCTACGCCTATTATCAGAGCTTATTCGGCACAATGCTCATTGCATCCACTTCTAAAGGTATTTGTCATATCGCCTACGCGGATGACAACTTAACAGCTTTTGACTCTCTTCAGCAACGGTTTCCGAACGCAACATACCTACAACAGGGAAATAGCATGCACGAAAATGCACTCAAAGCATTAAATCCACAAGACAAAGACATCCGTCAGGTAAAATTGCATTTAAAAGGCACTGATTTTCAATTGAAGGTCTGGGAAGCTTTATTAAAAATCCCTATGGGTAACTTAAGTACCTACGGTGCCATCGCTTCTCAAATCGGAAACCCCAAGGCCTCCCGTGCTGTCGGTACAGCTATCGGAAGCAATCCGATCGCTTACCTTATCCCTTGTCATCGGGTGATACAAAACAGCGGAATATTTGGCGGCTACCGATGGGATCCGATGCGGAAAACAGCGATTATCGGATGGGAGACTTTACATACCGCTATTTAG